The Streptomyces sp. NBC_01353 genome contains a region encoding:
- a CDS encoding phage tail tube protein, translating into MAIGSGLGAQIGIAAESTYGTFVAPTKFPEFTKESLVLKKTTATSSGIAAGRLMALSSRRVVTQREVSGSIEMEVANKGMGVLLQALMGTSVTPVQQGATAAYLQTHTLADTWGKSLTIQKGVPLTTGTVTDKTFVGCKIVSAEFSCEVGGMLSASFEFDGKDCDETQTLAAASYSTMAPFHFGQMGVKAGTYSSETALDGIRKASIKFERPQAVDRFYANQSALKAQPISNDLVKITGSLETDYVATTLDDLHTSDGATSLVLEFIGPIIASTFAETFRIKLPAIKVDDAPPTVDGFEVVRTTFNFTALYDGTNAVAIEYMSADVTL; encoded by the coding sequence ATGGCGATCGGATCAGGTCTCGGCGCACAGATCGGCATCGCGGCCGAGTCGACCTACGGCACGTTCGTGGCGCCGACGAAGTTCCCTGAGTTCACGAAGGAGTCGCTGGTCCTCAAGAAGACGACCGCGACCTCCAGCGGTATCGCGGCAGGCCGTCTCATGGCGCTGTCGTCGCGGCGTGTGGTGACGCAGCGGGAGGTGTCGGGTTCCATCGAGATGGAGGTCGCCAACAAGGGCATGGGTGTCCTGTTGCAGGCGCTCATGGGCACCAGCGTCACGCCGGTGCAGCAGGGGGCGACGGCCGCCTACCTCCAGACCCACACCCTGGCTGACACCTGGGGCAAGTCGTTGACGATTCAGAAGGGTGTGCCGCTCACCACGGGCACGGTGACAGACAAGACGTTCGTCGGCTGCAAGATCGTGTCGGCGGAGTTCTCGTGCGAGGTCGGCGGGATGCTGAGCGCATCGTTCGAGTTCGACGGCAAGGACTGCGACGAGACACAGACGCTCGCCGCGGCGAGCTACAGCACGATGGCCCCGTTCCATTTCGGGCAGATGGGCGTCAAGGCGGGGACGTACAGCTCTGAGACCGCGCTCGACGGCATCCGCAAGGCCAGCATCAAGTTCGAACGGCCGCAGGCGGTTGACAGGTTCTACGCCAACCAGAGCGCGTTGAAGGCGCAGCCGATCAGCAACGACCTGGTGAAGATCACCGGCAGCCTGGAGACGGACTACGTCGCCACCACGCTCGACGATCTCCACACCAGCGACGGCGCGACCAGCCTGGTCCTGGAGTTCATCGGCCCGATCATCGCGTCCACCTTCGCGGAAACCTTCCGGATCAAGCTCCCGGCGATCAAGGTCGACGACGCTCCGCCGACTGTCGACGGGTTCGAGGTCGTGAGGACGACGTTCAACTTCACTGCGTTGTACGACGGCACCAACGCGGTCGCCATCGAGTACATGAGCGCGGACGTGACTCTGTAG
- a CDS encoding phage major capsid protein, with translation MLAYLRTQLDTALEARAALKTELDNVLTAPTAEKRELTDTEAQTFNEKREALKAKDTEIEEFRTRIADLEEDEKREQRAAQVLAEHRQAGERRERVTVVSEPETYRKGGQQSYFRDLFRAQQRGDHEAIERLRHNDREVVEKRALTTTDGGVGEFVPPLWMVEDYVRLARAGRVVADQVASQPLPGGTDSINLPRLATGTSTAEQATQNTAVSNTDATSNSVTASVATIAGQQVVSQQLLEQSPINMDAILLGDLAADYAVRLDTFVISNNAASKRGLLNVTGLNAITYTDATPTVGEAYAKVGDGIQQIHTGRFMPPDKIFMHPRRWAWLTVSVDTAGRPLVVPVAQMPQNAIASMGDVISEGFVGTMQGLPVYVDPNIPTNLGAGTNEDRIIIARSSDVILFEGTPRAEAFRETYADQLSVLLRFYNYAALHSERYPKSLSVVSGTGLIAPTF, from the coding sequence GTGCTTGCCTACCTGCGCACACAGCTGGACACCGCGCTCGAAGCCCGGGCCGCGCTGAAGACCGAGCTCGACAACGTCCTCACCGCCCCGACCGCCGAGAAGCGCGAGCTGACCGACACCGAAGCCCAGACCTTCAACGAGAAGCGCGAGGCGCTCAAGGCGAAGGACACCGAGATCGAGGAGTTCCGCACGCGCATCGCGGACCTCGAGGAGGACGAGAAGCGCGAACAGCGCGCCGCCCAGGTCCTCGCCGAGCACCGGCAGGCCGGCGAGCGCCGCGAGCGTGTCACCGTCGTGTCCGAGCCCGAGACCTACCGCAAGGGCGGACAGCAGTCCTACTTCCGCGACCTGTTCCGCGCCCAGCAGCGCGGCGACCACGAGGCGATCGAGCGCCTCCGCCACAACGACCGCGAAGTCGTCGAGAAGCGCGCACTGACAACCACCGACGGCGGTGTCGGCGAGTTCGTCCCGCCGCTTTGGATGGTCGAGGACTACGTCCGCCTCGCCCGCGCCGGCCGCGTCGTCGCCGACCAGGTCGCCTCCCAGCCGCTGCCCGGCGGCACCGACAGCATCAACCTGCCGCGCCTGGCCACCGGCACCTCCACCGCCGAGCAGGCCACGCAGAACACCGCCGTCTCCAACACCGATGCCACGTCGAACAGCGTGACCGCCTCGGTCGCGACCATCGCCGGCCAGCAGGTCGTCTCGCAGCAGCTGCTCGAGCAGTCGCCGATCAACATGGACGCGATCCTCCTCGGCGACCTCGCCGCCGACTACGCCGTCCGCCTCGACACGTTCGTCATCTCCAACAACGCGGCCAGCAAGCGGGGCCTGCTGAACGTGACGGGCCTGAACGCCATCACGTACACCGACGCCACCCCGACTGTGGGGGAGGCCTACGCCAAGGTCGGCGACGGCATTCAGCAGATCCACACCGGCCGGTTCATGCCGCCGGACAAGATCTTCATGCACCCGCGGCGCTGGGCCTGGCTCACAGTCTCCGTCGACACGGCGGGCCGCCCGCTCGTCGTCCCTGTCGCGCAGATGCCGCAGAACGCCATCGCCTCCATGGGCGACGTCATCAGCGAGGGCTTCGTCGGAACCATGCAGGGCCTGCCGGTCTACGTCGACCCGAACATCCCGACCAACCTCGGCGCTGGCACCAACGAGGACCGGATCATCATCGCCCGGTCCAGCGACGTCATCCTCTTCGAGGGGACCCCGCGAGCCGAAGCCTTCCGCGAGACCTACGCCGACCAGCTCTCCGTGCTGCTGCGGTTCTACAACTACGCGGCCCTGCACAGCGAGCGCTACCCGAAGTCCCTGTCCGTCGTGAGCGGCACCGGCCTGATCGCCCCCACGTTCTGA
- a CDS encoding HK97 family phage prohead protease gives MSAKSDRANVSGIEHRAYPVQLEVRAKAGASGVSTIEGYASVTESPFEMWDWLGPYSEVVRTGAFGKTLAENPQVQLLLNHGGLAMAYTKAGSLRLSEDSTGLHMAADVNAKRSDVGDMLAALDEGSVDEMSFAFRVTRQQWSPDYDQRDILEVDLHRGDVSVVNFGANPATTVTSMRAADFDRLDEADARALFERLQRRLEPAPVAPTHPLSLYQAQAAALDL, from the coding sequence ATGAGCGCCAAGAGCGACCGGGCCAACGTGTCCGGGATTGAGCATCGCGCGTACCCGGTGCAGCTGGAGGTCCGCGCGAAGGCTGGCGCGTCCGGCGTGTCCACGATCGAGGGGTACGCCTCGGTCACCGAGTCCCCGTTCGAGATGTGGGACTGGCTGGGTCCGTACAGCGAGGTCGTCCGCACGGGCGCCTTCGGAAAGACCCTGGCCGAAAATCCCCAGGTGCAGCTGCTGCTGAACCACGGCGGCCTGGCCATGGCCTACACGAAGGCCGGCAGCCTGCGCCTGTCGGAGGACTCCACCGGCCTGCACATGGCAGCAGACGTCAACGCCAAGCGGTCCGACGTCGGTGACATGCTCGCCGCCCTCGACGAAGGCAGCGTGGATGAGATGAGCTTTGCGTTCCGGGTGACCCGACAGCAGTGGTCCCCGGACTACGACCAGCGCGACATCCTCGAAGTCGACCTGCACCGCGGCGACGTGTCCGTCGTCAACTTCGGTGCGAACCCCGCAACCACAGTCACCTCGATGCGCGCGGCCGACTTCGACCGCCTCGACGAGGCCGACGCACGGGCGCTGTTCGAACGCCTGCAGCGGCGCCTGGAGCCCGCCCCCGTGGCTCCCACGCATCCGCTGTCCCTCTACCAGGCACAGGCCGCCGCACTGGACCTGTAG
- a CDS encoding phage portal protein, with translation MSLFFRERRGPFAEPEIPRPSSTASTFASVNLSRTEASLQKVAVWAAVNLIASLTATLPVDVYEGEGPARKKLPLPKVLVDPAGDGYGRVDWTYQYMLSVLLRGNTYGKIADRDRMAHPTQIVLYHPDEVQGWRDQQSGLPQWRVCGETVDDDDMWHQRAYSVPGRLLGLSPVAFHAQTIGLGIAALRFGVQWFEDGAHPSGLLTNDNALDAKQAKTAKDRFMAALRGSREPVVLGQGWKYQQIQVAPDESQFLETQKYTSAECARIYGPGMPEILGYDTGGSMTYANVEQRSLDLLTYTLDPWLVRTEGMWTSLLPDAQYVKVNRAALSRTDLLTRYRAHALALQNKFKVANEVRDLEELPPVPWGTEPLDLTGAAGGGTEE, from the coding sequence GTGAGCCTGTTCTTCCGCGAGCGCCGCGGGCCGTTCGCCGAGCCGGAGATCCCCCGCCCTTCCTCGACCGCGTCGACGTTCGCGAGCGTCAACCTGTCCCGGACCGAGGCGTCATTGCAGAAGGTCGCCGTGTGGGCGGCGGTGAACCTCATCGCCTCGCTGACCGCGACCCTGCCTGTCGATGTCTACGAGGGCGAGGGGCCGGCCCGCAAGAAGCTGCCGCTACCGAAGGTTCTCGTCGACCCTGCCGGGGACGGGTACGGGCGGGTGGACTGGACGTACCAGTACATGCTGTCGGTCCTGCTGCGCGGCAACACCTACGGCAAGATCGCCGACCGGGACCGGATGGCTCACCCGACGCAGATCGTGCTCTACCACCCCGACGAGGTGCAGGGCTGGCGCGACCAGCAGTCCGGCCTGCCGCAGTGGCGCGTGTGCGGCGAGACCGTCGACGACGACGACATGTGGCATCAGCGGGCGTACAGCGTGCCGGGCCGACTGCTCGGCCTGTCGCCGGTCGCCTTCCATGCGCAGACGATCGGGCTCGGCATCGCCGCGCTGCGGTTCGGGGTGCAGTGGTTCGAGGACGGCGCCCACCCCTCGGGGCTCCTGACCAACGACAACGCGCTCGACGCGAAGCAGGCGAAGACTGCGAAGGACCGGTTCATGGCGGCCCTGCGGGGTTCGCGTGAGCCGGTGGTGCTGGGGCAGGGCTGGAAGTACCAGCAGATCCAGGTGGCCCCGGATGAGTCCCAGTTCCTGGAGACGCAGAAGTACACCTCTGCGGAGTGCGCCCGGATCTACGGGCCGGGTATGCCGGAGATCCTCGGCTACGACACCGGCGGGTCGATGACCTACGCCAACGTCGAGCAGCGCTCCCTGGATTTGCTCACCTACACGCTCGACCCATGGCTCGTGCGCACCGAAGGCATGTGGACAAGTCTCCTGCCCGATGCGCAGTACGTGAAGGTCAACCGCGCTGCGCTGTCCCGGACCGACCTGCTGACCCGCTACCGCGCCCACGCGCTCGCCCTGCAGAACAAGTTCAAGGTGGCCAACGAGGTCAGGGACCTCGAAGAGCTGCCGCCCGTGCCGTGGGGCACAGAGCCACTCGACCTCACCGGCGCCGCTGGCGGCGGGACCGAAGAATGA